In Haematobia irritans isolate KBUSLIRL chromosome 1, ASM5000362v1, whole genome shotgun sequence, a genomic segment contains:
- the LOC142221762 gene encoding uncharacterized protein LOC142221762, whose product MKVFILMSCLALAAARPEAGYAYNRPGGSGGAGGGFGGSSGGGGFGGSSGGGGFGGGGFGGGSSGGFGGSGGFGGGGSGGFSGGSGGGFGGGAGGGFGGGAGGGFGGGAGGGFGGGGAIGGFGGGGTTLVQKHVYVHVAPEEPEEFRPRPNIPVGQSQKNYKIIFIKAPSAPSYQAPVIPVQPQNEEKTLVYVLVKKPEDQQDIVIPTAAPTQPSKPEVYFIKYKTQKDGSGGGAIGGGIGGGIGGGIGGGIGGGIGGGIGGGSGGLGGGLGGGSGGIGGGSGGIGGGAPSTNYGPPGKSGPY is encoded by the exons ATGAAAGTCTTTATATTGATGTCATGTTTGGCTTTGGCTGCGGCCAGACCCGAAGCAGGCTATGCCTATAATAGACCTGGAGGCAGTGGTGGTGCCGGTGGTGGATTTGGTGGTAGCTCCGGTGGAGGTGGATTTGGCGGCAGTTCCGGAGGTGGTGGCTTCGGCGGTGGCGGTTTCGGAGGTGGCAGCTCTGGTGGATTTGGCGGCTCCGGTGGCTTCGGTGGTGGTGGTAGTGGTGGTTTCAGTGGAGGTTCAGGTGGTGGATTCGGTGGTGGTGCCGGTGGTGGATTTGGTGGAGGTGCTGGTGGTGGTTTTGGCGGTG GAGCTGGTGGTGGATTCGGTGGTGGTGGCGCCATTGGAGGTTTTGGTGGCGGTGGAACTACCTTGGTCCAGAAACATGTCTATGTCCATGTGGCCCCCGAAGAACCCGAGGAATTCCGTCCTCGTCCCAATATTCCTGTTGGCCAGTCTCAAAAGAATTACAAGATCATCTTCATTAAGGCTCCATCTGCTCCATCTTACCAGGCTCCCGTTATTCCCGTGCAACCACAAAACGAAGAAAAGACATTGGTCTATGTGTTGGTCAAGAAACCAGAAGATCAACAAGATATTGTCATACCCACAGCTGCCCCAACTCAACCCTCGAAACCCGAAGTTTACTTCATCAAATACAAGACCCAAAAGGATGGAAGTGGTGGCGGTGCTATTGGAGGTGGTATTGGTGGTGGTATTGGAGGTGGAATTGGTGGTGGAATTGGTGGAGGTATTGGCGGTGGTATTGGTGGCGGCAGTGGCGGTCTTGGAGGTGGTCTTGGTGGAGGTAGCGGTGGTATTGGCGGTGGCAGCGGCGGTATTGGTGGTGGTGCCCCATCCACCAACTATGGTCCTCCCGGAAAATCTGGCCCATATTAA